In the genome of Acaryochloris sp. CCMEE 5410, the window CTAGTACAGCACAAAGAGTTGAGGGGTTAAAGCCATGATCATCGAGGCAGAATGCCCTCAGAAGGTGATTAACTTCTACCAAATAGTTGGTAACTTCGTCATTACCGAGTCTTCATGGTTATCCAGGAGCTACAAAAAAATTGTTCTGGTAGGGATCAGACCGTCTTAATTTAGGATTTTTGGGTGATTTTGAGTTGCTATCTTGCAAACATAATGGACATAGAAAGTTTGCACTGTTTCATTTATAGGTCGATATCAGACAGTAAAAATTATTCAGAATCTAATTGTATGGTAGTTAGGTGGGATTATCTCATCTCCTATTCAGAAAACAGGTACAAATATATGGAAATAAATTGTGAAAGCTATCTCTCCAATTATCCCATCTCTGTAGCGCATACCCACAAGTTGGAAGATGTCCCGCTGGAGCTTTTACACTGAAATTGAAGTCATCATATCCTGACAACCAATTGTCGTTTTTTCGCCATCCTACATGGTCGCTAAATTTTCGGAACACTGAATTGCTAAATTTGCCTGCCTGTCCACCTACATCATTACTGCACCATATTTTCTGCTGTACGCAAAAGCCAAATTTCTGTTCGCTATTGTCAAACCACAATTGGTTAATCGCAAAGATAACTGCGCAAGGCAACTGCAACTGATCACTAGCAGTAAAACAAGATTCTGAATCCTTCCCAACTGCCTCGAGGATTAACTGATATGTTACGGAATCAGCTTCTCTCCAATTTGAATTTTTAAACGCACGCTTTAAGTCGTTATAATCAAGTACTTCTTGTATAACAGTTCTTTCACCAGTGGAAAGAGTTTGATCAGGATTTAGATCTCTTTCAGGTAAAGAACAAGAAATATTACCTGACTGAAAACTACTCGGATTTTTTAAGCTTTTACAATTATTTTTAGAGGTCTGATTTATATGACTTAAAAAATCATTTAATCTATATTTTTCACTATATTTCAATGATTCATCTTTTTTCAATTCCATCATTTTAATTCCCAGCCGTTGAATCGCCTTTATTGCATCATTATCTTGACCTGCAGTAACAGCATTCACTTGAAGCCAGCATTGCTCTGCTAATTGCAGAGATATAAGTTGGTTCTCTATATCTAATTGCTCAATATATTCAGCACGATAAGCATCATTCTTCAGCGCTGATATATCTAGTGGTGTAGCATATTTAGGCATCAAAAGGGCATGAGAACGCTCAATTGGTTCGGCAATAATATAGGGAATTTGTTGAGAGCTAGCAGAACTATAAATCTCCAAAATTGTAGGAACTTGCCTTTTTAAAAAATGATTTAACTGCTTTACAGTAGCACATCTGCCTTTAGCTCCCAATCCTTCTAAAAGAGCAAAAGTAAAAGCTCCTTGCTGAAGCGTATCAACCTCGTATGATGACTGATTAGGCTGACAAGAAAAAATACTAATGATGCCTGTACTACGTACTTCTGTTTCAGTCTGACGACCTATTCCTTCTCCTTTGATACCTTGACTACGGCAAGCATCCAGAATTAAGACAACATTACCGACATTACAATGTCGTAAATAATCAGTAATGTCATGAATAGAGATACCTGTATTTTCTACGTCTTCTGGATCTCCGTCTAAAGGCATTAGATAATCCCGATCACAATGCCTAATTCCATGACCACTGAAGAAAAACCAGAAGTTATCATCCTCTTTTAAGGAAAATTGAGATAACCTATCAGAAATCTGTCGCAAAACTCGTACTAAGTTCGATCTAAAAGGCTTAGTAGATTTTCCATCAAGATTGGGCGAATTAGAAGTAAAAAGGAAAATATTCTCTTGCGTAAAACCCGCTTCAGTAGCAAGAAAACTTGAAAAGAGTTTCGCATCTCTTTCTGCATATTTCAAAGGCTGCAAAAAATGATATTTATTAATGCCAATGACAATTGCTCTATTATCTGCCATTTAAAACTTTATTTTACGCTTCGCTTAAATTTCAAATTTATCACTCCATTAATTCCTGTTTTTAGCCCTGCTATCAACTTAATTTCACCTTCAGCACTAATACTAACTGATAAATCCACCTCATCAAGTTGTAGGTTGTTTTTATTAGTTGAGTATTGCTGTGACTTTTGTTCAGCTTGTTGAAACAGACGACCAACAACTGTTAAGAACGCAGCCATTCTTTGCTCTAATTCTAGAGCATTTATTTTGACCCCCTTTCCTCGTTTAATATCTGGGCTGACCGCATCACCCCAACTCCCTTTCTGAGTATCATTGACTACATACTCAGATAAATCATCTGGCACGATCCAAATGAATTCTTCTTGCATGTCATGGATTGTCATATTTTAAATACTATGGCTATAAATTTCTTGATGGCCAAATAATATTCCTGGAGAAATTATTCGAACAGGATAAAGTAGTATTATGGTTAATATCTAAGCATTTTAGATATTAAATTCTATCTTTTTTAGGTTTACTTCAACA includes:
- a CDS encoding GUN4 domain-containing protein is translated as MADNRAIVIGINKYHFLQPLKYAERDAKLFSSFLATEAGFTQENIFLFTSNSPNLDGKSTKPFRSNLVRVLRQISDRLSQFSLKEDDNFWFFFSGHGIRHCDRDYLMPLDGDPEDVENTGISIHDITDYLRHCNVGNVVLILDACRSQGIKGEGIGRQTETEVRSTGIISIFSCQPNQSSYEVDTLQQGAFTFALLEGLGAKGRCATVKQLNHFLKRQVPTILEIYSSASSQQIPYIIAEPIERSHALLMPKYATPLDISALKNDAYRAEYIEQLDIENQLISLQLAEQCWLQVNAVTAGQDNDAIKAIQRLGIKMMELKKDESLKYSEKYRLNDFLSHINQTSKNNCKSLKNPSSFQSGNISCSLPERDLNPDQTLSTGERTVIQEVLDYNDLKRAFKNSNWREADSVTYQLILEAVGKDSESCFTASDQLQLPCAVIFAINQLWFDNSEQKFGFCVQQKIWCSNDVGGQAGKFSNSVFRKFSDHVGWRKNDNWLSGYDDFNFSVKAPAGHLPTCGYALQRWDNWRDSFHNLFPYICTCFLNRR